The sequence TTAAGGGTCGCCGCATGGATCTTGTCCATGTCGGCTTTAGATAGTATTTCTGTTTTTGATTTCATTACGTTTCCTCTTTATTTCTTCAAATCTTCTTGAAAAACGTTCTTCCGAGGTAGATCACTACTGCTGTCAGGACGACGGCCAGTCCTATGAATGCGTATTCGGCTCCCGCCCATGCAAAATATTCAAATCCCATATCCATTTCAATCCCTCAACATAGATTCGGCTCTCGAAAGGCCGTAGTCGGTGATCTTGTACTTGTGCAGAAGCTTGCCCTTCTCCAGCTCCCCCTCGTCGATCCTTGTGTCCACCAGCTCGAGGAGCCCGTTGGCTTCCAGTTCGATGAGCCAGAAACGGGCGTTGGAGAACCAGTACGCAGAGGTCCGACCCTCCTGGGTCATGACCTCCTTTATCGCTTTGTGCTCCCATACTTCCCCTTCTTTTTCATAGAATTTCAACAATTTGGATTTAGAAGACAGAACAGCCATCTCATTCACCTCCCCTGGTGCGGTTGGATGATTTCAGGTCTCCGCTTTCCCAATACATTATGAACATCCCTGCGACCGCGATCACCGCTCCGATGGCGAGCGTCCATGTCGGGGCTACACCGAGGAATACGAACAACCCTATCAGGGAGACAGGGACGTACAGCGATCCGAGGGCGAGGGTGCGCCCTACGCCCAGCAGAGGGAATGATTTGTACTGGCACACGTAGCATATCCCTAGAGTGAGAGCTCCGAGCACCATCCAGAAAACGAAGGCTCCGCTGGTGAAGGATGCGATGAATATGTCGGCGAAGATGCCAGGACCTATTGCGATCAGTGTGATAGGGAATATTATAATCAGCCAGATCGAAGACTCGGTGATGTATCTGACAGGCAGCGAGGCATCGGAATCCGTAACATCCAAAGCACGGACCGAGAAGTTCCCTTCGAGTCCCCATCCAATAGCGGACATTATACCGCCCAGGTAACCGAGCCATACTCCATCGGGAGATGCGGGGTTCGCAATGTTTTCTATCATAGCCTGAGGGTCGAGGATTATGACTCCGCCCACGAGTATGGCCAGTATTCCGATCGCAGTCTTCCTGGTCATCTTTTCCTTGTTATAGAGCCATCCGACCAATGCTCCGACGACTGCGGAGAGCAATCCGATGGACGCCGCGAATCCTGCACCGATGTAACCGATCGCGAGCGTGGACCCGAAGATGGCGACCGGGCCTCCGAACAGAGAGCCGACCAGCAGCCATCTGCTGATCCGGTGGTTGCGGACTATCCTTCCCACGTCTCTGAGCTTGCCTGTCGCGCCTGCCCATATGACCATCAGTACGAGACCGAAGATTATCGCCTGTCCAGCGGAGATCATGATTGCACTGACGACATATCCGCCCATCCCCTCTACGAATTGGAAGTTGACGAACGGTTCGACAGACCATGCCATCTGGAGCGGGACGTATCCCAACCCCCATGTCAGAGCACATAGAAGTGCCCATACGAATCCCCATTTTATTCGGTTTTTCCTTTCGATCTCAAGTTTCTCTTCAATAGAACTTCTATCCGCGTCGGCGAAAACGCCGCCGGCCGTCTTTTTATCGAGTATCTCTTCCAGAGTACCTCCCCCTAACGAGTGTCCCTTGTGGAGCGCACTGTTGGATGAAACATTACATCCGCAATATATAATGTTGATGATAACTCAATATATAGGTTGATATGTCA comes from Methanomassiliicoccaceae archaeon and encodes:
- a CDS encoding DMT family transporter; the encoded protein is MINIIYCGCNVSSNSALHKGHSLGGGTLEEILDKKTAGGVFADADRSSIEEKLEIERKNRIKWGFVWALLCALTWGLGYVPLQMAWSVEPFVNFQFVEGMGGYVVSAIMISAGQAIIFGLVLMVIWAGATGKLRDVGRIVRNHRISRWLLVGSLFGGPVAIFGSTLAIGYIGAGFAASIGLLSAVVGALVGWLYNKEKMTRKTAIGILAILVGGVIILDPQAMIENIANPASPDGVWLGYLGGIMSAIGWGLEGNFSVRALDVTDSDASLPVRYITESSIWLIIIFPITLIAIGPGIFADIFIASFTSGAFVFWMVLGALTLGICYVCQYKSFPLLGVGRTLALGSLYVPVSLIGLFVFLGVAPTWTLAIGAVIAVAGMFIMYWESGDLKSSNRTRGGE